In Geopsychrobacter electrodiphilus DSM 16401, a single window of DNA contains:
- a CDS encoding DUF2058 family protein, producing MGLSLQEQLLKAGLVDKKQIKQADHAKRVQAKMKRKAGDSFEDRDALRLQQQQIERAKQDQQLNAERNQRAQQKAAQAAAQQLIEANCMRLEEGEVVYHYVSGGKIKRVAVGPEVADQLAEGRLGLAMSKSGLVLLSAETVKKVLNRDPDAILAYNDPTKSKDDYPTDW from the coding sequence ATGGGTCTTTCCTTACAAGAACAGCTGCTTAAGGCTGGGTTGGTTGACAAGAAACAGATCAAACAGGCCGACCACGCCAAGAGGGTGCAAGCCAAAATGAAAAGAAAGGCCGGCGATTCTTTTGAAGACCGGGACGCGCTCAGGCTGCAGCAGCAACAGATCGAACGGGCCAAACAGGATCAACAGTTAAATGCCGAACGGAACCAACGCGCCCAACAAAAAGCCGCGCAGGCGGCCGCGCAGCAGTTGATTGAGGCCAATTGCATGCGCCTGGAAGAGGGTGAGGTTGTTTATCACTACGTTTCTGGCGGTAAGATCAAGCGCGTTGCTGTTGGGCCGGAGGTTGCGGACCAGCTTGCTGAAGGGCGGCTGGGATTGGCGATGTCCAAGAGCGGGCTTGTTCTGCTTTCTGCTGAAACGGTTAAAAAGGTGCTGAACCGCGACCCGGATGCAATTCTTGCCTACAATGATCCGACAAAAAGCAAGGATGACTATCCGACCGATTGGTAG
- a CDS encoding endonuclease/exonuclease/phosphatase family protein yields MRFLLYNIRYATGPRLHKSASSSKKNLERITVFLRDLEPDLVGLIEVDHGSYRSSGENQAELLAKSLGHYHSHSIKYEEDSLWRHVPVIRNQGNAFLTRYRIRGETFHFFKSGMKRLVIELELQHVVVYLVHLALGARTRHQQLSALYEMIKQTDRPCLVAGDFNMLWGETEIDMFLAATGLQNANVAGLPTYPSKNPHRHLDFVLHSKGIKVRNFQIPQVLFSDHLPVLVDFDVEVQEEDRKLPRRPYCSCVEKDDLLFANARAQHATNEP; encoded by the coding sequence ATGAGGTTCTTACTCTATAACATTCGTTACGCAACCGGTCCACGACTCCACAAGTCGGCCAGTTCTTCCAAAAAGAACCTGGAGCGAATTACGGTTTTCCTGCGCGACCTTGAACCGGATCTAGTCGGTCTCATCGAAGTGGATCATGGTTCGTATCGCAGTAGCGGCGAGAATCAGGCTGAATTGCTGGCAAAGTCACTGGGGCACTATCACTCACATTCAATCAAATATGAAGAAGATTCGCTCTGGAGGCATGTTCCTGTGATAAGGAATCAGGGCAACGCGTTTTTAACGCGATATCGCATTCGTGGCGAAACTTTTCATTTCTTTAAGAGCGGCATGAAACGCCTGGTGATCGAACTGGAACTGCAACATGTCGTGGTTTATCTGGTCCATCTGGCCCTGGGAGCACGAACGCGACATCAGCAGTTAAGCGCACTGTACGAGATGATCAAACAAACCGATCGCCCGTGTCTGGTCGCAGGGGACTTCAACATGCTCTGGGGCGAAACTGAAATCGACATGTTTCTTGCCGCGACAGGACTGCAGAATGCCAATGTCGCAGGCCTGCCGACCTATCCGAGCAAAAACCCGCACCGCCACCTTGATTTTGTCCTGCACAGCAAGGGAATTAAAGTGCGAAACTTTCAGATACCCCAGGTACTTTTTTCTGACCACCTGCCGGTGTTGGTCGACTTTGATGTCGAAGTGCAAGAAGAAGATCGCAAGCTGCCGCGACGGCCGTATTGCTCCTGCGTGGAGAAGGACGATCTTCTGTTCGCCAACGCCCGAGCTCAACACGCAACAAATGAACCCTGA
- a CDS encoding nucleoside phosphorylase, whose product MNHEKLYHIGFSQKDLGTSPPTAALLCGDPERTRRIARETGEVSCLATLSENRGLHSYLCQSPTGNKFIAATSGMGAPSLSIVVNELASVGIRTIIRVGTSGGIAAQIKVGELVISSSALCRQGAAQDIAPLEYPAAADPYVSVALMEAANHLGISAHLGVTASVDTFYEGQERSSSVNPQLLRSMRGITEEYRALRILNYEMEAGTLFKMGLIYGFAAGCICAVLAERLVAESVDLSVKLRAEQNAVQVGLMALEKLKGA is encoded by the coding sequence ATGAATCACGAAAAACTCTACCATATTGGTTTCAGTCAAAAAGATCTTGGCACCAGTCCGCCGACGGCGGCCCTCTTGTGCGGTGACCCGGAGCGGACCCGTCGCATTGCCAGAGAGACCGGGGAGGTGAGTTGCCTTGCGACCCTCTCGGAAAACCGCGGGCTGCACAGTTATCTGTGCCAAAGCCCGACCGGCAACAAATTTATCGCCGCCACCAGCGGCATGGGTGCCCCTTCCCTCTCGATCGTGGTTAACGAACTGGCATCGGTCGGTATACGCACCATCATCCGAGTTGGTACCAGCGGTGGCATCGCAGCGCAGATCAAGGTAGGGGAACTGGTAATATCAAGTAGCGCGCTCTGCCGTCAGGGCGCCGCGCAGGACATCGCGCCACTCGAGTACCCGGCAGCGGCCGATCCCTATGTCAGCGTAGCGCTGATGGAAGCAGCCAATCACCTCGGCATCAGCGCCCACCTCGGTGTCACCGCAAGCGTTGACACCTTCTACGAAGGGCAAGAAAGGAGCAGTTCAGTCAACCCGCAACTGCTACGCTCCATGCGCGGGATAACCGAAGAATACCGGGCGTTGAGAATCCTCAATTATGAAATGGAGGCCGGAACCCTGTTCAAGATGGGACTGATCTACGGCTTTGCAGCTGGATGCATCTGCGCCGTGCTGGCCGAACGCCTGGTGGCCGAATCTGTCGACCTGAGCGTCAAGTTGCGGGCAGAGCAGAATGCGGTGCAAGTAGGACTGATGGCGCTGGAGAAGTTGAAAGGGGCCTGA
- the mraZ gene encoding division/cell wall cluster transcriptional repressor MraZ: MFYGEFNNTVDLKGRASIPSTFRETLLSLTGDVSLVVTKTDKGLTAYPASSWKKISQKVMALPEGPIKQANLRTRLGPAKECPFDKQGRIQIPQALREYAGLEKDIVVVGMGGKIEIWNQQRHAEATSASESMLKDHAQAQADLGF, encoded by the coding sequence ATGTTTTACGGGGAATTCAATAATACTGTCGATTTGAAGGGGCGTGCGAGTATACCGTCGACCTTTCGTGAAACTCTTTTGAGTTTGACAGGCGATGTTTCCCTGGTTGTTACCAAAACTGACAAAGGACTTACCGCCTATCCCGCCTCGAGCTGGAAAAAAATCTCCCAAAAAGTCATGGCCTTGCCCGAGGGTCCGATCAAGCAGGCTAACCTGAGGACGCGTCTCGGGCCGGCCAAGGAGTGCCCTTTTGATAAGCAGGGCCGCATCCAGATTCCACAGGCCCTGCGCGAATACGCCGGCCTTGAGAAGGATATCGTAGTCGTCGGTATGGGGGGCAAAATAGAAATCTGGAATCAGCAGCGTCATGCTGAGGCCACTAGCGCATCTGAAAGTATGCTCAAGGATCACGCTCAAGCTCAAGCCGATCTCGGTTTTTAA
- the ligA gene encoding NAD-dependent DNA ligase LigA, translating into MTNKEVQARHAELCRQLHHHSHRYHALDAPEISDAEYDQLLQELLEIEKKHPSLIVPQSPSQRVGAQPQTGFKQIVHRRPMLSLENAFNAEDLREFDTRIKRLLASDEPIAYLCEMKLDGVAIELVYRDGLLQHASTRGDGEVGEDVSANARTIGAIPLQLKPDAPPLLEVRGEVYMELAPFRQLNTQRREEGEKTFANPRNATAGSLRQLDPRITARRPLTISCYGLGEIEAEQPPTTQLEMLQKLHAWGLRVNLETLFLAEDIEAVITRYQKLQTERDNLPFEIDGLVVKVNSFALQQELGEKSRTPRWAIACKFPPRQEQTVLESVRFQVGRTGAITPVANLRPVNVSGVTVSSASLHNWDEIARLGIRVGDTVIVERAGDVIPDIVKVLIEKRTGAEQPIPEPTSCPACGSTVAREEGEVVPRCQGLSCSARLKEALKHFASRGAMDIEGLGDRFIDQLLQLKLVTNVADLYHLTREDFFQMERMGEVLADKLLAAIAASRQRPLERLLFGLGIRHVGAHLAKVLSRRFGSLDNLCLATFEQLLETHEIGPQVAASLLRFFADELNLEVLRQLQASGVHPEASAAPQGVHLAGKVFVFTGKLERFSRSEGEELVEQQGGRASGSVSKKTDYLVAGPGAGSKLAKAEQLGVKILSEEEFLNLLHDQTTGE; encoded by the coding sequence ATGACCAACAAAGAAGTTCAAGCCAGGCACGCGGAACTTTGTCGTCAACTGCATCATCATAGTCACCGCTATCATGCTCTCGATGCTCCCGAGATCAGTGACGCCGAGTACGACCAACTTCTGCAAGAACTCCTGGAGATCGAAAAAAAACACCCCTCCCTGATCGTGCCGCAGTCGCCGTCGCAACGGGTCGGCGCTCAGCCACAAACAGGCTTCAAGCAGATAGTTCACCGACGCCCGATGCTCTCTCTCGAAAACGCGTTTAACGCGGAAGACCTGCGCGAATTCGATACCCGCATCAAGCGACTGCTCGCCAGTGATGAACCGATCGCCTATCTGTGTGAGATGAAACTCGATGGCGTGGCCATTGAACTGGTGTACCGTGACGGACTCCTCCAGCACGCTTCAACCAGGGGGGATGGTGAGGTAGGTGAAGATGTCAGCGCGAACGCCCGCACGATTGGCGCCATTCCGCTGCAACTGAAGCCGGATGCCCCACCACTGCTGGAAGTGCGCGGCGAAGTCTATATGGAGCTCGCCCCCTTTCGCCAGTTGAACACGCAGCGTCGCGAGGAGGGGGAGAAAACCTTTGCCAACCCGCGCAACGCAACGGCTGGCAGCCTGCGTCAGCTCGACCCCCGGATCACCGCCCGACGCCCCTTGACCATCAGCTGCTACGGGCTGGGAGAGATTGAAGCAGAACAGCCGCCAACCACCCAACTTGAGATGCTGCAAAAGCTGCATGCCTGGGGCCTGCGAGTCAATCTTGAGACCCTTTTTCTGGCTGAAGATATCGAAGCCGTTATAACGCGCTACCAGAAACTTCAAACTGAACGGGATAATCTACCCTTTGAGATCGACGGCCTGGTAGTTAAGGTCAACAGCTTCGCCCTGCAACAGGAGCTTGGCGAAAAGAGCCGCACCCCACGCTGGGCAATCGCTTGCAAGTTCCCACCTCGTCAAGAGCAGACGGTGCTCGAATCGGTGCGCTTTCAGGTCGGTCGCACCGGCGCGATTACCCCGGTGGCAAATTTGAGGCCAGTCAATGTCAGCGGCGTAACCGTTTCGAGCGCCAGCCTCCACAACTGGGATGAGATCGCTCGCCTCGGCATCCGGGTAGGCGATACGGTGATTGTCGAACGCGCCGGAGATGTCATCCCGGACATTGTGAAAGTGCTCATCGAAAAACGCACTGGCGCAGAGCAGCCTATCCCCGAGCCGACAAGCTGTCCGGCCTGTGGCTCGACAGTTGCGCGTGAAGAGGGGGAAGTGGTGCCGCGCTGCCAGGGGCTCTCCTGCTCGGCCCGGCTCAAAGAAGCGCTCAAACACTTCGCCTCGCGCGGCGCGATGGACATCGAAGGGTTGGGCGACCGCTTCATCGACCAACTCCTGCAGTTGAAACTGGTCACGAATGTCGCCGATCTCTACCACCTGACCAGAGAAGATTTTTTCCAGATGGAGCGCATGGGCGAGGTCCTGGCAGACAAACTGCTCGCCGCCATCGCCGCCAGTCGCCAGCGCCCCCTCGAGCGGCTGCTGTTCGGTCTGGGGATCCGCCACGTCGGTGCGCACCTGGCCAAGGTCCTGAGTCGCCGCTTCGGCAGCCTCGACAACCTGTGCCTGGCAACCTTTGAGCAACTGCTCGAGACCCACGAAATCGGTCCTCAGGTCGCCGCCAGCCTGCTGCGCTTTTTCGCCGACGAGCTCAACCTTGAGGTGCTGCGCCAACTCCAGGCGTCAGGTGTTCACCCCGAAGCGAGTGCTGCGCCGCAAGGGGTGCACTTAGCTGGCAAGGTCTTCGTCTTCACTGGCAAACTCGAGCGTTTCAGCCGCAGCGAAGGGGAGGAACTGGTCGAACAGCAGGGTGGGCGCGCAAGCGGCTCGGTGAGCAAGAAAACCGACTATCTGGTCGCAGGACCTGGTGCCGGCAGTAAATTGGCGAAAGCTGAACAACTTGGGGTCAAAATTCTGAGTGAAGAAGAATTTCTGAACTTACTGCACGACCAGACCACCGGAGAATAA
- a CDS encoding GFA family protein: MTAFHEIAGGCHCGNITYKFFSPLPKSELPLRSCDCSFCTKQGACYTSHPKGRLLIQIKDQAQIKHYRFGTETAEAILCASCGCFPFITAELDGQTFAVLNANSIDDLQIDHAVIPPALHLVDFSVAERIRRWKNFWIGQVEIETFL, encoded by the coding sequence ATGACAGCTTTTCATGAAATAGCCGGCGGTTGCCATTGCGGTAATATCACATACAAATTTTTCTCGCCGCTGCCGAAGTCCGAGCTGCCGCTTCGCAGTTGTGATTGCTCATTCTGCACCAAACAGGGCGCCTGTTACACCTCGCATCCCAAGGGGCGGCTGCTAATTCAGATAAAAGACCAGGCCCAAATCAAGCACTACCGCTTCGGTACTGAAACTGCTGAGGCGATACTCTGCGCCAGCTGCGGGTGCTTCCCATTCATCACCGCTGAACTTGATGGACAAACCTTCGCCGTGCTCAACGCTAACAGCATCGACGATCTGCAGATTGACCACGCCGTCATTCCACCGGCCCTGCATCTGGTGGATTTTTCTGTTGCTGAGCGGATTAGACGCTGGAAAAATTTCTGGATCGGGCAGGTTGAGATCGAGACCTTTCTCTGA
- a CDS encoding acylphosphatase has product MMQICRRLLISGRVQGVSFRYYTRQAARKNGVTGWVRNLPDGRVEALIEGEQQAVEATLVWCQQGPELSQVDGLEIEELTYSGVFESFTIR; this is encoded by the coding sequence ATGATGCAAATCTGTCGGCGATTACTCATCTCAGGCCGGGTCCAGGGGGTCTCGTTCCGTTACTATACCCGACAGGCCGCCCGAAAAAACGGAGTCACCGGTTGGGTCCGCAACCTGCCAGATGGCCGGGTTGAAGCGCTGATCGAAGGCGAGCAACAGGCGGTCGAAGCGACGCTCGTCTGGTGCCAGCAGGGGCCGGAGCTGTCACAGGTTGATGGGCTTGAAATCGAAGAGCTCACCTATAGCGGAGTTTTTGAAAGTTTTACGATCCGCTGA
- a CDS encoding HlyC/CorC family transporter, translated as MAEENLWRLGVLFVLLLLSGFFSGSETALLALDRLRVKYLQQKERPGAAQLAKLLERPDRLLGGILVGNNLVNIAASVVATGFFVSQFGDNGELLTILILTPVLLILSEVCPKTYAAQYPEKISFLVLRPILVVLWILSPIIYVVTRISGLLTSFFHKGEKENDSLSEDEIRAIIEAGELSGVVAAEQRRMLHGVFDLSETRVRDVMLPRTEIVGVEAGSSFATVLEVLREARHSRFPVYSESLDNIVGVLHSKDILAYVGHEDSFSLKKICSKPNFVPESKRIAVLLQSFRKRKEHLAIVVDEYGGVEGLVTLEDVVEEIVGEIHDEHDIEEADFQKLGPKRYLVDGAVSLRILNRRFHLELPEEHVTTLAGLLMQQMGKIPVEGDSCEILGIRFGVRQMDDRRIETVDMRLA; from the coding sequence ATGGCTGAAGAAAATCTCTGGCGCTTGGGAGTACTGTTTGTGCTGTTGCTGTTGTCCGGTTTCTTTTCCGGGTCAGAGACCGCTTTGCTGGCGCTGGATCGGTTGAGGGTAAAGTATCTGCAGCAGAAAGAACGGCCAGGCGCTGCGCAGTTGGCGAAGCTGCTTGAAAGGCCGGACCGTTTGCTGGGCGGGATCTTGGTCGGCAATAATCTGGTCAATATTGCCGCCTCCGTGGTTGCTACCGGATTCTTTGTGAGTCAATTCGGCGATAATGGAGAGCTGCTGACGATTCTGATTTTAACCCCGGTATTGTTGATTCTTTCCGAAGTTTGTCCCAAGACTTATGCAGCACAGTACCCGGAAAAAATATCATTCCTGGTTTTGCGTCCTATTCTGGTGGTTCTCTGGATCTTATCTCCGATTATTTATGTTGTTACCCGGATTTCTGGGTTGTTGACCAGTTTTTTCCATAAGGGAGAGAAAGAGAATGATTCACTCTCCGAAGATGAGATCCGCGCGATTATTGAGGCCGGTGAATTGAGTGGCGTGGTTGCCGCTGAACAGCGGCGTATGCTGCATGGTGTTTTCGATCTGTCAGAGACCCGCGTCCGTGACGTCATGTTGCCACGCACCGAAATCGTCGGGGTCGAAGCGGGGAGCAGCTTTGCTACCGTGCTGGAGGTCTTGCGCGAGGCCCGGCATTCCCGGTTTCCGGTATATAGCGAGAGTCTCGACAACATTGTGGGGGTGCTTCATTCCAAAGATATTCTTGCTTATGTCGGGCACGAAGACTCATTTTCGCTGAAAAAAATCTGTAGTAAACCGAATTTTGTGCCAGAGTCAAAACGAATTGCGGTGTTGCTGCAGAGTTTTCGTAAACGTAAGGAACACCTGGCGATCGTGGTTGACGAATATGGTGGGGTTGAAGGGTTAGTGACCCTGGAGGATGTGGTCGAAGAGATTGTCGGTGAGATTCATGATGAGCATGATATTGAAGAGGCTGATTTTCAAAAACTTGGGCCGAAGCGCTATCTGGTCGACGGTGCGGTGTCGTTGCGGATCTTGAATCGTCGTTTTCACCTCGAACTACCCGAAGAGCATGTGACGACCCTGGCGGGGTTGTTGATGCAACAGATGGGGAAAATTCCGGTTGAAGGCGACTCCTGTGAAATACTGGGAATTCGCTTCGGCGTGCGGCAGATGGATGATCGGCGGATAGAGACTGTAGATATGCGCCTGGCCTGA
- a CDS encoding DMT family transporter, with protein MRRTLINSIPIIFVVLWSTGFISAKYALPFIEPFYFLFIRMTLTIGVFLLLCLLFRVKRLSAKQAGHQMVTGFLVHGVYLGGVFAAIKWGMPAGITAIVVGVQPVLTACLGWRFLGERLRPRQWLGLGLGLAGVVVVLLSTSQQGGADLAWPALFAAIAALIAISLGTLYQKRFGTGTNLLAGSVWQYLSVALLMALLTWGFETQKVIWDIHLIFALGWLVLGLSVTAILLLMYMIREGATAKVASYFYLVPPVASIEAWFIFDEALSTVAIAAIATTVLGVYLVVKSAPARA; from the coding sequence ATGCGCCGCACCTTGATTAACTCAATTCCCATAATCTTTGTTGTTTTATGGAGTACCGGCTTTATCTCAGCGAAGTATGCTCTGCCATTTATCGAACCTTTTTATTTTCTCTTCATCCGTATGACTCTGACCATTGGTGTGTTTTTGCTTCTGTGTCTGTTATTTCGGGTTAAACGGTTGTCTGCTAAACAGGCAGGCCATCAGATGGTCACGGGTTTTTTGGTGCATGGTGTCTATCTCGGTGGGGTTTTTGCTGCCATTAAGTGGGGCATGCCCGCGGGTATCACCGCTATTGTTGTGGGTGTACAGCCCGTTTTGACAGCTTGTCTGGGTTGGCGTTTCCTGGGCGAACGCTTGCGGCCCAGGCAATGGCTGGGACTTGGGCTGGGATTGGCCGGGGTGGTGGTTGTATTGTTAAGCACCAGCCAACAAGGGGGGGCTGACTTGGCCTGGCCGGCGCTTTTCGCGGCCATTGCGGCCTTGATCGCGATTTCGCTTGGGACCTTATATCAAAAGCGTTTTGGCACCGGCACGAATTTACTGGCAGGATCTGTCTGGCAGTACCTCAGTGTGGCGCTGTTGATGGCGCTCTTAACCTGGGGGTTCGAAACTCAAAAGGTTATATGGGATATTCACCTGATCTTCGCGCTCGGGTGGCTGGTCCTGGGCTTATCGGTCACGGCAATTCTCTTGCTGATGTATATGATCCGTGAGGGTGCAACGGCCAAAGTGGCAAGTTACTTTTATCTGGTCCCGCCTGTGGCCAGTATCGAGGCCTGGTTCATATTTGACGAAGCATTAAGTACCGTCGCGATCGCTGCTATAGCGACAACAGTCCTTGGTGTCTATCTCGTGGTCAAAAGTGCACCAGCAAGAGCCTAG
- a CDS encoding glutaredoxin family protein has product MHHVKSSMLLILVLLLFSGSCFAVDNKIYPNPPTQSVELYVTSWCPYCKMAEAYLDKQGVKYQKYDVEKDREAAKRMNQLAGGGGIPFAVINGVFIKGWSEGAYAEALKRHN; this is encoded by the coding sequence ATGCACCATGTAAAATCCAGTATGTTACTGATTCTTGTCCTGTTGTTGTTTTCCGGAAGTTGTTTCGCTGTGGACAACAAAATCTACCCCAATCCCCCCACGCAAAGTGTTGAGCTGTATGTCACCAGCTGGTGCCCTTATTGTAAAATGGCCGAAGCCTATCTGGATAAACAAGGGGTGAAATACCAGAAGTACGATGTCGAAAAAGATAGAGAAGCCGCCAAACGCATGAACCAGTTAGCCGGGGGTGGTGGCATCCCCTTCGCCGTGATTAATGGCGTCTTCATCAAGGGCTGGTCCGAAGGTGCCTACGCTGAGGCCTTGAAGAGGCATAACTGA